A region from the Kribbella shirazensis genome encodes:
- a CDS encoding right-handed parallel beta-helix repeat-containing protein: MRTVIVAVVAVGTSLVAVGPLPASSAPLGDDLPFDDQQAVATPPADGTFRTGPALAPACSGVTIRTTDNAAEVVGNWPAGTTFCFAEGLHRIRETIRPKADQVLASDQGAVLTGSVRLTRWAASNTVPNAASGTGSGTAPKLASSTAWVTTGVLPPAYPQTGQCEDNTANICYLREQVFRDGKHLTRVASRDKVAPGTFYADYAANAVYLGDTPVGHAIEMSSTPTAIEPGGNNVTVRGLTIEHFATPPQSGAVVLGLGWKVFANDIRWNHAVGAMLVNADGAVLEKNRIHHNGQLGAGQYSTLRGTISANEISGNNTDGFWIADWESGGVKTTWSSGGWVTGNLIADNRGIGLWSDAYDDSRTFRNNQIVDNAADGIRYEIGRNGVIENNSISGNGFGTGRGSGTSLWDGGGINVNTSSNVQVRGNVVANNVNGISIQSRTRGSGPWGTNLLRDIVVSGNQVTMRGGTTATGMVQNSGAAIPDGEVTLNDNTYILDSLAAERFQKTGQRYTAEQWRSTGQDTTSLFTIGRAVLDATGVLTILPPTR; the protein is encoded by the coding sequence ATGAGAACAGTGATTGTCGCAGTCGTTGCAGTCGGCACCAGTCTCGTTGCCGTCGGCCCGCTGCCTGCGAGCAGTGCGCCGCTCGGCGACGACCTGCCGTTCGACGACCAGCAGGCTGTCGCCACGCCCCCCGCCGACGGCACGTTCCGTACCGGTCCCGCGCTGGCGCCCGCCTGCAGCGGCGTCACCATCCGGACCACGGACAACGCCGCCGAGGTCGTCGGCAACTGGCCCGCCGGTACGACGTTCTGCTTCGCCGAGGGCCTGCACCGGATCCGCGAGACGATCCGCCCGAAGGCCGACCAGGTACTCGCGAGCGATCAAGGCGCCGTACTGACAGGCTCGGTCCGGCTCACCCGCTGGGCCGCGTCGAACACCGTTCCCAACGCTGCGTCGGGCACCGGTTCGGGCACCGCGCCGAAGCTCGCGTCGAGCACAGCCTGGGTCACCACGGGTGTGCTGCCACCGGCGTACCCGCAGACCGGGCAGTGCGAGGACAACACGGCGAACATCTGCTATCTCCGCGAGCAGGTGTTCCGCGACGGCAAGCACCTGACCCGGGTCGCGTCCCGCGACAAGGTTGCCCCCGGCACCTTCTACGCCGACTACGCCGCGAACGCGGTCTACCTCGGCGACACCCCGGTCGGCCACGCGATCGAGATGTCCAGCACGCCGACCGCGATCGAGCCCGGCGGCAACAACGTGACCGTGCGCGGGCTGACGATCGAGCACTTCGCCACTCCCCCGCAGAGCGGCGCGGTCGTCCTCGGCCTGGGGTGGAAGGTGTTCGCCAACGACATCCGCTGGAACCACGCGGTCGGCGCGATGCTGGTGAACGCCGACGGCGCGGTCCTCGAGAAGAACCGGATCCACCACAACGGCCAGCTCGGCGCCGGGCAGTACAGCACGCTGCGCGGAACGATCTCCGCCAACGAGATCAGCGGCAACAACACCGACGGCTTCTGGATCGCCGACTGGGAGTCCGGCGGTGTCAAGACCACCTGGTCGAGCGGCGGCTGGGTGACCGGCAATCTGATTGCAGACAATCGGGGCATCGGGTTGTGGAGCGATGCGTACGACGACAGCCGGACGTTCCGCAACAATCAGATCGTCGACAATGCTGCGGACGGGATCCGTTACGAGATCGGCCGCAACGGCGTCATCGAGAACAACTCGATCAGCGGCAACGGCTTCGGCACCGGCCGCGGTTCCGGTACGTCGCTGTGGGACGGCGGCGGGATCAACGTCAATACCTCGTCGAACGTCCAGGTCCGCGGCAACGTGGTGGCGAACAACGTGAACGGGATCTCGATCCAGTCCCGGACCCGCGGCTCCGGCCCGTGGGGCACCAACCTGCTGCGCGACATCGTGGTCTCCGGCAACCAGGTGACGATGCGCGGCGGGACCACCGCGACCGGCATGGTGCAGAACTCCGGTGCGGCGATCCCGGACGGCGAGGTCACCCTGAACGACAACACCTACATCCTGGACAGCCTCGCCGCCGAACGGTTCCAGAAGACCGGCCAGCGGTACACCGCCGAGCAGTGGCGCAGCACGGGTCAGGACACCACGAGCCTCTTCACGATCGGCAGGGCCGTCCTGGACGCCACCGGAGTCCTCACAATCCTGCCCCCAACCCGCTGA
- a CDS encoding mannitol dehydrogenase family protein, translating into MTRLSLTNLPVAPAVDPRALSVGIVHLGIGAFHRAHQAVVTERAAVESGETRWGITGVSQRSTAVRDQLAPQDGLYSVLERGLGAPSVQVIGSVREVLTVPEDPEAVVARIADPAVAVVTLTVTEKGYRAAGAGLNLDDPEIQADLTGRPPRTVVGQLAAAIARREEPLTIVSCDNLVANGPFLRKLVGDYFDALGKVPEAFEATRFPASMVDRIVPATTDADRGEAARLLGVRDEAVVVAEPFLQWVIEDDFAGDRPAWERGGAVLTADVAPWEQAKLRMLNATHSMLAYLGALRGYETIAEAVRDEELGGLARRLMTEDVVPTLTPPDGLDLAAYGATVLERFENPALKHRTRQVAMDGSVKLPVRMLGTVRDRLAAGAEPRMISLAVAAWMVYVLSTQDLDDPQADRLKSAVADVTEPAKLVDALLAVDSVFTPDLRDSTVLRDLLVDHVTALTH; encoded by the coding sequence TTGACCAGGCTGAGTCTCACCAATCTCCCCGTCGCCCCCGCGGTCGACCCGAGGGCGCTGTCGGTCGGCATCGTCCACCTCGGGATCGGTGCGTTCCACCGCGCCCACCAGGCCGTCGTCACCGAGCGCGCGGCGGTCGAGTCCGGCGAGACCCGCTGGGGGATCACCGGGGTGAGCCAGCGCTCCACCGCTGTCCGGGACCAGCTGGCGCCACAGGACGGTCTGTACTCCGTCCTCGAGCGCGGTCTCGGTGCGCCGTCGGTCCAGGTGATCGGCAGCGTCCGCGAGGTGCTGACGGTTCCCGAGGACCCGGAGGCGGTCGTCGCGCGCATCGCCGATCCGGCCGTCGCGGTGGTGACGCTGACCGTGACGGAGAAGGGGTACCGGGCCGCGGGCGCCGGACTGAACCTGGACGATCCGGAGATCCAGGCCGACCTGACCGGCCGCCCGCCGCGCACCGTCGTCGGGCAGCTGGCGGCGGCGATCGCCCGCCGGGAGGAGCCGCTGACGATCGTCTCCTGCGACAACCTGGTGGCCAACGGACCCTTCCTGCGCAAACTGGTGGGGGACTACTTCGATGCGCTCGGCAAGGTTCCCGAGGCGTTCGAGGCGACCCGGTTCCCGGCCAGCATGGTCGACCGGATCGTGCCGGCCACGACCGATGCGGACCGCGGCGAGGCGGCTCGGCTGCTCGGCGTCCGGGACGAGGCCGTCGTGGTCGCGGAGCCGTTCCTGCAGTGGGTGATCGAGGACGACTTCGCCGGCGACCGGCCCGCGTGGGAGCGCGGCGGGGCGGTGCTGACGGCCGATGTCGCGCCGTGGGAGCAGGCGAAGCTGCGGATGCTGAACGCCACGCACTCGATGCTCGCGTATCTCGGCGCGCTGCGCGGGTACGAGACGATCGCCGAGGCGGTCCGCGACGAGGAGCTCGGCGGGCTGGCGCGGCGGTTGATGACCGAGGACGTCGTACCGACGCTGACGCCGCCCGACGGGCTGGACCTGGCGGCGTACGGCGCGACGGTGCTGGAGCGGTTCGAGAACCCGGCGCTGAAGCACCGGACCCGGCAGGTCGCGATGGACGGCTCGGTCAAGCTCCCGGTGCGGATGCTCGGCACGGTCCGCGACCGGCTGGCAGCCGGCGCCGAGCCGCGGATGATCTCGCTCGCGGTGGCCGCCTGGATGGTCTATGTGCTCAGTACGCAGGACCTCGACGACCCGCAGGCGGACCGCCTGAAGTCCGCGGTCGCGGACGTGACCGAGCCGGCCAAGCTGGTCGACGCACTGCTCGCCGTGGACTCGGTGTTCACGCCGGACCTCCGCGACTCGACCGTGCTACGTGACCTGCTCGTCGACCACGTCACCGCCCTGACCCACTGA
- a CDS encoding ABC transporter permease produces MNPKVRSVRATPLGWVIWGAVVFFFVNLAGVVFSVLVSSFGTKWFDTWLPSGFTTHWYGDAWREFTLFHVIVVTLLVSGLVVVLSVLVGAPAAYVLARKNFPGKRLVYLTFLLPILMPPITYGIPLATVLYKFGFAGHLSGVVLANLVPSVPFVILTMTPFIEQVDPRIEDAARMLGAGTRSVFLKILAPLLVPGLLASGILVLVRTVGMFELTFLTAGPDSQTLVVALYYSMSAAGIRAQQSVDAMAVMYTAMMLVLLVVALRFVNPTQLVARVKEEPSE; encoded by the coding sequence ATGAACCCCAAGGTGAGGTCTGTTCGCGCCACCCCGCTCGGCTGGGTGATCTGGGGCGCCGTGGTGTTCTTCTTCGTCAACCTGGCCGGCGTGGTGTTCTCGGTGCTGGTCAGCTCGTTCGGCACCAAGTGGTTCGACACCTGGCTCCCGAGCGGTTTCACCACCCACTGGTACGGCGACGCGTGGCGAGAGTTCACGTTGTTCCACGTCATCGTGGTCACGCTGCTCGTGTCCGGGCTGGTCGTCGTGCTGTCGGTGCTCGTCGGCGCGCCCGCGGCGTACGTGCTGGCCAGGAAGAACTTCCCCGGCAAGCGGCTGGTGTACCTGACCTTCCTGCTGCCGATCCTGATGCCGCCGATCACGTACGGCATCCCGCTCGCGACCGTGCTGTACAAGTTCGGGTTCGCGGGGCACCTGTCCGGCGTCGTGCTGGCGAACCTGGTGCCGTCGGTGCCGTTCGTGATCCTCACCATGACGCCGTTCATCGAGCAGGTCGACCCGCGGATCGAGGACGCGGCCCGGATGCTCGGCGCCGGCACCCGCTCGGTGTTCCTGAAGATCCTCGCGCCACTGCTGGTCCCCGGTCTGCTGGCGTCGGGGATCCTCGTGCTGGTCCGGACGGTCGGGATGTTCGAGCTGACCTTCCTCACGGCCGGCCCGGATTCGCAGACGCTCGTGGTCGCGCTGTACTACTCGATGTCCGCGGCGGGGATCCGTGCCCAGCAGTCGGTCGACGCGATGGCCGTCATGTACACGGCGATGATGCTGGTACTGCTGGTGGTCGCGCTGCGCTTCGTGAATCCGACGCAACTCGTGGCCCGTGTGAAGGAAGAACCCTCCGAGTAG